The DNA region TAGAATCGGTTACTGCAGATTCTTTTCCTCCCATCGCACCAGCGAGGGCAACAGGATCTTTTCCATTTTGAATGAGGAGTAAGTCTTTTTGTAATTTGGGAGTGGTATCATCTAACAATGGAAATTTGTCGCCATCTTTTGATTTTACAACTGAGAAGGTTGTGGATTTTAATTTTTCACGATCAAAAAAATGTGTGGGTTGGCCAAGTTCTAACAAAAGATAGTTGGATACATCCACAACATTGTTGATGGAACGAATTCCACATTTTTCGAGTCTAGATTTGATTTTAGTATTCGATGGAGCGATGTTTACATTTTGGATGGAAGAAACATAATACGCATGAGCGTTATCCGATTTTTCTACCACCAAACCTTCGTTTCCCGATTCCCATTTTGTATTTGTTTGGAATGGAAAGTCGTTTAAAGGCAATTGGAGTTGCGATGCGAGTTCACGTGCAAATCCAAAATGATTCCATAGGTCTGGTCTATGTGTGATGGACTTATTATCAATTGTGAGAATGGTATCCTCCCATAAATAAAGTTTGCGTACAGAAATTCCAAGACTTGTGTCAGCGGGGAAAATCAAAACTCCAGAGGATTCTAATGCGAGGCCCAATTCTTTTTCAGAACAATACATTCCTTGGGAACGAACACCACGAAGTTCCGAATCTAAAATTTCTTTTCCATCCAATTTGGTTCCCGGAAGTGCCAAAGGAACAATGTCACCCACCTTTACATTGGTGGCCGCAGTGACAATTTGATAATCTTTGGAACCATCTGTAGCTATCGTTGTGGAAAGTTTTTCCGCATTGGGATGTTTTTCAAGTGATTTGATTTTGACAGTGATAACCGATGATAGGTGGATTTTAAATTCTTCCACATCATCGATCTCGCAAATGGATGTATTAATTTTTTCCAGAACCTTCTCAAATGGGATCTGGGAGAGCGGGGTAAATTCGTTTAACCAATCAACTGAAAGTTTCAAGTGAAATCCTTAATTGATAGAAACGGCGGGAAAGCGGTCGGGTCAATCCGAAATTCCAAGTTCTGTCTTCAGAAAATGAAGGCAATCCTCAGAAGTCATCGGTTTGGCAAAATAAAATCCCTGGATGAGATCCACCCCACTTTCAGCAAGTAATCTGACTTGTTCCTCGGTTTCTGCACCTTCGGCAACCACACTCAAACCAAGGTTATGTGCCAAGTTGGAAACAGCATGGATGATGGTTTTGGAATCTTTGTCGGAAGTGATTTCTGATACAAAAGATCGGTCAATTTTTAAGGAAGAAATGGGGAGTTTTTTCAAATATCCCAAACTACTGTATCCCGTTCCAAAATCATCAATGGCGATTTTAGCCCCGAGTTTTCGAATCTCTTGCATCGTACGAACGGCAGCATCAGCATTTTCCATTACCGAACTTTCTGTGAGTTCCACTTCCAAGTCATGTGGATCCACTTTAAAAAGTTTTAAGTTTTCCGCGATGGTAGAGATGAGTCTTTCGTGTTTGAACTGTTTGGTGGAGATATTCACCGCCATCGAAACATCACTAATCCCTTCATCTTTCCAAAACCTCATGGTTTGGATGGCTGATTTAATTACCCATTCTCCAATTGCCAAAATCATTCCTGTTTCTTCAGAGATAGGAATAAAAACATTCGGAGAGATAAGCCCACGTTCCGGATGACGCCAACGAATGAGAGCTTCTACACCCGTTGGTTTTTTTGTATAAAGATCGATTTTGGGTTGGTACATCAATGTGAATTGATTTTCGATGATGGCAATTCGCATTCGATTTTCGATTTCTAATCTTTCCGCAACGACGGTTTGTAGTTCTTCTGTAAAAAATACATAACAGTTTTTACCTTGGGATTTTGCCAAGTTGAGGGCACTGTCTGCATTTTTTAGAAGAGTGTTAGAATCTTTTCCGTCTGTTGGATAAAGTGCGATACCAATTGATATGTTAACAAAAATTCTTTCTCCATCGATGACAAATGGATGGGTCATCGCATCCAAGATAGATTCAGAAATGACGGCGGCATCACGTTCGTTCGAAAGATCGGGTAATACAACTGTAAACTCATCTCCACCTTGCCTACTGATCAAATCATACACACGGATACTTTCCCGGATTCGATAAGCAACGAGTTTGATGATTTTGTCACCGAAGTCGTGACCACGAGAATCATTAATGATTTTAAAATTATCTAAATCAATTGCAAGAACTCCGACAAGATTTCCATGCCTTCTTGCTTCTTCAAAAATGGGAAATAGTTTATCAATGAGAGAGTTTCGGTTGGGTAGGTTTGTGAGTTGGTCAAAAAATGCCATATAAGCAATTTTTTCTTCCGCGTGCCTTCTTTGTGTGATGTCGAGGAAGGCAACCGCGAGTCCAAAGTTTTCCATCGGGATTGGTGTGGCTAAAATATCAAACCAAGTGATTTTTTCTTCTTTGATTAGACCAATTTCCAAATTACGAATCACTTCTTTGTGGCGAAGGGCTCGCATAAGACTCGAATTTCTTGGATAAATTTTATTTCCATTCGGTTGGATGAGAGTATATTTACGAATGTTTAAAGTACGATTTAACAGTTCTCCATCTTGGATGTTGAAATAGGTTCTTGCTGTTTTATTGGTTTCAATAATTTTCCCTTTTTCGTCTGTGATGGCAATTCCCATCGGTAGGTTATCAAAGATAGATTTGTACTTTTGTTGTTGGAGGAGGAATTCAAACGATATGTCTTTTTGGATGGTGATATCACGATCAAAACCCAAAATGATTTTGGATTCACGTAGTGGAATGAGTAACCAAATGATCCACACTTCTTCTTTTGAGTTGGTGACCAAACGATTTTCGAAATTTACAATATGCGGATTTTCAGCTAGACTATCAAAGGTGTATTTTGTGTTCTCTTTGTCGTCTTCGTGAGCAAAGTCAACAATGGATTTGCCTACAATTTCTTTGGGTTCAAACTCCAAAAATCGAGCAAAACGTTCGGTAACCGATATAAAATTTCCTTCCCAATCTAAAACTTGAAAGCTATTCGGATATTCCGAAAGGAGAGACTTAACTGTGAGTCCAGAGAGAATTTTACTGCCTAATGGCTCATTTTGCATGTATTTCTTTGCCTAAAAAGTAAACGGCCTCAATGGATCCAGGAAAACTGAATCCTTCAAAGGGTGACCAGCCGGACTTACTT from Leptospira noumeaensis includes:
- a CDS encoding sensor domain-containing protein, translated to MQNEPLGSKILSGLTVKSLLSEYPNSFQVLDWEGNFISVTERFARFLEFEPKEIVGKSIVDFAHEDDKENTKYTFDSLAENPHIVNFENRLVTNSKEEVWIIWLLIPLRESKIILGFDRDITIQKDISFEFLLQQQKYKSIFDNLPMGIAITDEKGKIIETNKTARTYFNIQDGELLNRTLNIRKYTLIQPNGNKIYPRNSSLMRALRHKEVIRNLEIGLIKEEKITWFDILATPIPMENFGLAVAFLDITQRRHAEEKIAYMAFFDQLTNLPNRNSLIDKLFPIFEEARRHGNLVGVLAIDLDNFKIINDSRGHDFGDKIIKLVAYRIRESIRVYDLISRQGGDEFTVVLPDLSNERDAAVISESILDAMTHPFVIDGERIFVNISIGIALYPTDGKDSNTLLKNADSALNLAKSQGKNCYVFFTEELQTVVAERLEIENRMRIAIIENQFTLMYQPKIDLYTKKPTGVEALIRWRHPERGLISPNVFIPISEETGMILAIGEWVIKSAIQTMRFWKDEGISDVSMAVNISTKQFKHERLISTIAENLKLFKVDPHDLEVELTESSVMENADAAVRTMQEIRKLGAKIAIDDFGTGYSSLGYLKKLPISSLKIDRSFVSEITSDKDSKTIIHAVSNLAHNLGLSVVAEGAETEEQVRLLAESGVDLIQGFYFAKPMTSEDCLHFLKTELGISD